CTTCCATGACTGCAGAGCTACATTTGAGTGATAATCTCTCATGTATCGTTGTCTTTAATTGCTTTTTGTATGCTTCCGTACAGGAGAAGGTGGTACCTCCCACACAGGTCTTTAACTGAGCGTAGCATTGACATGACAGTAGATAAGTTCTAATGAATTACGTAACAAGAAAGCGAAGACAAATGGCTTCGGTGCGTGGGCCACCTCGGATAGATAAGACTTGCCGAGAAACTTCATCTGAAGTCAAAAGTCAATGCCATGCCAAGCTAAAGCCATTTGGGAGGCTATTGCTGTGTTCTGGTTCCATCACCAGGACTTCCTGTCATTCTCCCCACCCCCAGGCATGATGTCTCTCTGTCTATGTCTGTCTGTCATGTCTTGATGCTCCTTCCTGTCTGCCATAATCAATTCCTGCCCACTCCGTGTGCTCTGGCTCTGTTCTGGCATCGCCGCTGACCTTAAGTCAAAGGAAGTAAGTCGATCCGTTTGTCTCGGTGTTCGCTGTTGTCTGATCTGATGTGCACGATGCATGCTGAAAAACTGACGAGACCTACTTTACAAAGAGGAAAAGGAGCTCGAGCAACTTGTTCGGTCAAGCTGACTAACAAATCACATTTAGGTACATTTTTGAGCATAAGGGCACAGAAAGGATCCTGGTCATCAACAACTGTGCTCTGAATGACGACGCAGCATATTCTGTGGCAGCAGGAGAAGAGAAGTGCTCCACAGAGTTGTTTGTCAAAGGTATTGCAAGCAAACACTTCATCAATACCGTCGATGGACCTTGGTCAGCCTTTTCTTCAGCGCTATCATCCTTTCCGGACATTAGAATTGCCAGTCAAGATTACAAAAGGTCTCGAGCCCGTGACGACCACAGTGAATGAGAGGGTTGAGCTGATGTGTGAGGTGACAGAGGACGGCGCCCCAGTCAAATGGTAAGATGATGGTGTCCAATTGTGTGAAGACGAACAACATGGAAACTTGATTTTCTTCCTGATCTCAGGATGAAGAATGGTGTGGAGATTCCAACAGGGGTTCGCTCCAGATACAGAGTCAAGTGCGAGGGAAACAAACACTACCTGGTGATCGACGACGCATCCCTGGAAGATACCGGGACGTACTCCATCATGGCTTCTGGTGGCTCATCGGAGGCTCATGTACAGGTTGACTGTAAGTAAACAGTGATGCTTCATTGACTTGCTGTTACCGCCTTGTTCAGATGTAAGATGAACTCAACTCTGGTCAATAGTGAAACCACTGAAGATCCATCAAGACCTGACGGATACAAAAGTTTTGCTGGGCAAGCCTCTCAAACTGCAATGCGAGATCTCTCCAGGAAACGTCCCAGGCCAATGGTACCGCAACGGACAGCTGATCCAGGAAACCGACCGCATCAAGATTTCACACAAAAATAGGTATGACCTCAAGGTTAGGCCAACAAAAATCAAAGTGTTCAATAATAAATCACTTTTCTGCAGGGTTCACGAACTTTCAATTGAAGTTAGCTCACTTCACGATTCTGGAGATTACACTTTTGTACCTGAGGGGTACTCACACAGTCTATCTGCGAAGGTTAATGTCATTGGTACGTTCCAATAAGACTCGATGACGTGAgatcacacaccaaaaaaagacTAGAGTAATGAATATACAATTTTCTTCAGACCCTCCAAAGGTGCACCTGGAGGGGTTGAACTTCATAGACAACACTGTGACAGTTGTAGCTGGAAACAAGATGCGCTTGGAGATCCCCATCAGTGGAGAGCCAGCCCCCAAGGTGGTGTGGATGAAAGGTGAAAGGGTCAGTATCGAACTTTTGTCCGCAGCCTGGGGAGACGAGACTTCAGGAGGTCTGAAATGAATGGCTACCCGTATCTCTGTCTCAGGTTATCGCCGAGACGGGCAACCGAGTCCGAGCGGAAACGTACGTTGACCAGACGAGCCTGACAATTGATATCACGGAGCGCGACGATTCGGGCACCTATAAATTAGTCCTTCAAAATGAGGCCGGAGAAGCCTCAGCTAGCATCAAGTTGAAGGTTGTAGGTAAGAGACGACAACAAAAAAGCATCGCAGGCCTTTAAAGAATCTCAAAAAGCTCACAGCACATTGTCTTTTTGCAGACATCCCTGATTCTCCAGAGGTGCCTTTGGTCCCCGTGGTTGGAGGCGATTGGTGCTCCATGACATGGGAGCCACCCAAATATGATGGGGGTTCACCCATTTTAGGTAAATGTCCCAATCTCTACCTCCCAGATTGATTGCGCAGCAAAAGGTGAAGTATGTTTGTCCCCCACAGGCTACTAcattgagagaaaaaagaagCAGAGCTCAAGATGGATGAGAATTAACTTTGACCTCATCAAAGAGACAACGTACGAGCCCAAGAAAATGATTGAAGGCGTCCCATATGAAGTGCGGATATTTGCCGTCAATGCCATTGGGGTGTCCAAGCCCAGTGAACCATCCAAAGCTTTTACCCCGCTCGGTAAGTTCTACAAATGACACTTTCATGTCCTCCGGGACAACGGTTCCGTTTTTCCGTGGGCACTCTCGATGCCATCCTTTCTTAGTTGAACACGTCACCAGCATGTCATggctttttggttttgttcaggTTGAATCAAAGTGTTTGATGTGCCCTTGCCTGGGCACAGCATGCACACAGCTGTCGCCGCCCGTTTCACCACCATCCAAAGCATTTAACTCCGATTTTCATTGGCCACGCAGGAGCTTAAGGAGATATTAAAAAAGGTCTTTATAGCCACTGCCAAACCATCTGCGGATTATAGGGTTAGGAGATTAGGTGAGAGAGTTCAGTAGGGGTGAAACGATTCTGAATAAAGAATGGGCAGACAGAGAGGCGCCTCGCTCATGTCCTTGTGTGTTGATCTTGCTTGTGGAACCAAAGTCTGATTTTTGCATCCTCCAAGCGGTGACCAGTGAGCCCACCATGCTGGTGGTGGATGACGTGACTGACACGACAGTGACCGTCAAGTGGCGTCCTCCAGAAACCATCGGAGCTGCTGGTCTCGACGGGTACTTGGTGGAGTACTGCCTCGAAGGATGTAAGACAACCCGTTCCCCCGCAAACAAGAACTCGCTGGGCTATCCTGGACAGAATTCAAGGTTAAAAAGATGCAATGTTTCTTTTGCGACAGCTGAAGACTGGGTACCAGCCAACACTGAACTGATAGATAAGACAAAATACACCATCACAGGCCTGAAGCCCGATTCCAAAGTCTTCATTCGAGTCAAGGCCGTCAATGCTGCGGGAGCTAGTGCTCCACGAACCactcagcatgccattcttgtCAAGGAAGTTATCGGTAAGGAAAATAATCCCAAGGgggaaaacaaagacaaatgaaAGTTGCTTCTCAAAGCCTTCCATTTTGTGATATGCGTCAAGAACCACCCAAGATCCGGGTCCCCCGACACCTGAAGCAGACTTACACTCGACGGGTTGGCGAAACTCTCAACCTTGTGGTGCCATTCGTGGTAAGCAATTGTCAAGTTGGGAGTTCTTTTTTTCAGGATCATTCAACTCAAGTCAATGACCATGTCCATCTAGGGCAAACCGAGGCCGAAAGTGACTTGGTTGAAGGACGGTCAACCCATTGATCCTGCCGCCGTGAGCATTCGGAACACCGACTGCGAAAGCATGATCTTCATTCGTAAAGCAGAACGGAGTCACTCTGGGAAGTATCAAATGAAGGTGCAGGTCGAAAGCCACGAGGACACggctgacatggacatccagaTCATAGGTGAGGGAAAAATGAAGCGTGGGAAGAAATATGTTCATTACCAAACCTTTGGCTCATTTTTCCCATTTCTATACCGTTAGACCTCCCTGGTCCTCCTCAGATGGTGAATATCGACGATGTCTGGGGAGAAAATGTATCTCTGTCCTGGACTGCCCCTCGAGATGATGGCAATGCGGCAATAACAGGCTACACCATTCAAAAGGCAGACAAGAAGACAATGGTACGCGATCCATTTTGAGAACTTTGGCCAAATGTTTGCGCATCGCAATGACACCTTTCACGTTCTGAACATAGGAATGGTACACGTGCCTCGAGCACTACCACCGCATGACCATCGCTATCACCGAACTCGTGGTCGGTAACGAGTACTACTTCAGGGTCTTCTCTGAGAACATGTGTGGACTTAGCGAGTCGGCCACCCAAACCAGGAAAAGCGCCCTCATCCTCAAAGAAGGTAGGAGAATTTTCTCCGTTAAGTCCGATCGCATGGCCGCTTGATACCACTCCGTTCTTTGACTCTTCTTCCACCCGCAGACATGAAGTTGAAAATCTTTGAATTCAACGACCACGACTTCAACGAGGCTCCCAAATTCACCCAGCCGCTCATCAACACGTTTGGCATTGCCGGCTACAACACCACTCTTAACTGCAGCGTGCGTGCCCACCCCAAGGTAGGAACGGCCCACGTTGGAACCCAGCGTGCAAAAATGACCCTGCCAAGCCAAACCCTGTCTTTGTGTACTTACCGTAGCCCAAAGTGATCTGGATGAAGAACAAGATGATCATCGGCGAGGACCCTCGCTACCGCATGTTTAGCAACCAGGGCGTGTGCACGCTGGAGATTAGGAAACCCAGCCCTTACGACGGCGGCATGTACACCTGTAGGGCCAGCAACGACTTGGGGGAAGCCCAGGTGGAGTGTAAACTGGAGGTCAAGGGTAAGCGTGGACGCAGAGCTTTCATTTCAATGAAAAGTCATCGTTTATAAAAGTAACCGGTGATTTAGAGAGCGACGGGAGGCCGCTTCAAAGTAGGGTCAAATGTGtgttgtggggggaaaaaaagatgactgGCGTTTAAGGACATGTAAGTATCTGCTGTTGTTGGTTTTAACACAGAAGCTAGATGAAATACTCAGCAACATGTCCAATGAAAAGCATATATCTCCATCATGTGTtgtttttgaagaagaagaagaaaaaaaaaacacgttcaGAGATACATGCGTTCATTGGTTGGAATTTAAATGTACAGTAGATGGTTAACCTCAAGCTAACTTCATCGAGAGCAaaaggtctctctctcttttttttttctttaacacgTTTTACCTACATAATCATTTTAAAACGAGCTAATGTTATTCCGCTCATGGTGCGCTAACAACACCAGCAGGTAGCGTACACGATTAAATGTCATTTCATGCGTCAAAtttcacctttaaaaaaaagttccatCCTCACTTCTTTGACTTGACAGCAATTTTGTATCCACAGTGGGGCCACTTTCACTTGTTAACTCCTCATATAAAAAGATTTTCACAGCGGTACACCCCCCTGGTGCACACATATAACCCCATGTAAACATTTGTGCTAACCcatattctcttctctctcccCCCAGTCCAAACTCAAGAATTATGAATGTTTGTTCTCACATAAGGTAAGCTTTCATATGGATCTGGCATATGAAGCTTATGTCATTCATGATGCATCTCGCCGTCAGCCTGCTTCTAACTTTGAGTTGCTGGTTGGGACTATGGCCGCTATTCCCTTTGCAGGAAGTCCCCCTTCTGGCAGCCATTTTAGCGGAATGGGATTTGCATGAATCCTCACGGCTGGACCCCTTTAGAAGTCGATTTTGTAATTTGCGTCGGTTGCCATTTTGTGACTCGTGAGTGTTGTGTGCGGACGACACGAGGTGAGTAAATTGCTTGCTAAACAAGAGCCGACGTACCTTTGTTCTTGTTCTCCCGTGGCTGCCATCGGCGGACGTTTTACAGCgctgaaaacaaagcaaacaaaacggttactctgtttttttttcgtgctcaatgtttttctttttggcaaAGCGGCTGTATGTGCAAAGCCTCGGCTTGTGTCCCGGGTCAGTTCTACTTTGTTTGGAATCGTTGAAACTGGACTGAACCAATCCATTTAAGTCACCGACAAAAAGTAATACTGACTTACTTTTGATGGAATCTTGCATTGTAGATAGAAGTTAAATTCTAcgtcaaaaagtcaaataacGTAAAACTACTCACCACTTGCATGTCGTCAGTTTGGGACGAGGATGGCCTTAAATGTGACGCCACTCACTTTACAACAAGCCGCACTCTCCAAAAAGTCATGTCGCTTATTGCCACCAGCAGTTGAAGTTTTCTGCAAGCACACAGAGGCCAATGCTTCAGGTAAACACATCGTGGTAAAGATTGGCTTAGCGTGAAGCACGTGAAAAGCATTTCTGCCGTCAATGCTGCTTGCTACCGACTGTTTGGGGCTCACTCTGCACGAGAGCAAAGCAGAACTGAAACGGGACAACCGACACCTTCCTTCCCACTTTGTTCACGAGTGTTCccccatttcccccccccccctttttataGGAGGGTTCACCTTCTATGAACTCATGCAACGCGGCGTGCCCCTGCACCTGATTGACAAGTACATGACAGAGACGAAGGTTGTCGAAGAAGACAAGTAGAGATTTGTCGAGCTTTAGCTGCAAAACCTGCTGCCGCGAGTGACACCCCTCTTCTCTCACCTACACCTAACCACTACGGGAGGCCAGCAGTCTGGATgcggggatggatggaggagtggacggggggggggggggggggggaaggaggACGCACTGGTCTTTGTGTGGCATGCTGTGTCACCCTCTGTTTTCCTATTTGTACGTCTCAATCAGCTCGGATGCATGTCAGCAGCTCTTATTGTTTTGCTAACGTGTGGAAAACATTACGAATACAAAACTACAATGTTCTTTATTTTGGTGAGGGTACTCTGAGGGGCGGGGCATGTAtcaacaaatgtttgttttgtctttgtatGGAGTCTGAAGAAAACTGTTGGCTAAACGAATGTGTCGATGACTCAAGAAGAGGGCAAAGcggatgggaagaaaaaaaaaaagaaaagtggttGATTCTGCATGAAATCTTGTCATTTTtcggattattattattggtgactggggaaaaaaaattgaagctCGGTAAACATGCGCATGCCTTTGTAATTATGACTCATGGATTACAATAAATGGCGATTTTAACTATGGCATTGTTTCTGAATATCCGAAGAGTTATTTTCCACCTTCAAAGTGTGTCTACTATGTTTAAATCTGATTATCGTGGACATTTTGGATTTACTGTATTACAGTATTCTAAGTGCACAAAGTAATTCTCATTTTACACTCGGTTTTAATCTTGAAATTAATATGTATTTGAAACAATAAGCCACCATAACAATACACATTTCGAGAACTAACACCGTTCATTTAAAAAAGTGTTGTGGTCACGTTTTTTGCGTTTTGTCAAGCCTACCGTTCCTGGCAGAACTTGAAAACAATCAGTAAAACTTGTCGTTGTAGCGGAAGTGTGGCCCCTTGCCAAACTCCCACTTCCGGTCCTTCCCTCAAACCTGTCCGAAACGTCATCACCCGCTCAAGGTTCCGCCTTACAAATGGCCTAGGCACATTCTCCTTCCTCCACAGGCCAAATGCACTGCAATGTTTTGGACTTGGCCGCGAGAAGGTAGCCGAGTCTGAGCCTCTTTCCCTGAGAGCCTGCGGGATCTCGTCACGATCCATTTCAAGGAGAAACGATGGCCCACTTTCTGTGGCCGGAGCCGCTGTCAAGCGCGCAGCTCAAGCGGCTGGAGGAGCACAAGTACAGCGCCTCGGGTCGCTCCTTGGTGGAGCCGCCGTGTCAGATCTATTGGAACTGGCTCGTCCAGCAAATCCCGACGTGGGTGGCCCCGAACACGCTCACTATCGTGGGCCTGTTGGTCAACATTGTCTCCACGCTTCTGCTCGTGCTTTATTGCCCCACGGCCACGGAGGAGGTGAGTTAAGGCGACCTTGGACAAAGTTTCTGCAGACACCCGCTCGCGGAACCAAGTCCTTGCATTGAGCAAATCAATGTGAATTCGACTATTTAAATGAACGGATCGAATAAACTCATAGCGAGACTTTATTAACAGTAATAACAGAGTGCAACTGGAAATTCGGCGTTAAAAATAGAATTTAAAATCCCTTCTGTTTGTGTTTAATGAGGGGATTTAGTCACTGTTACGTGGAAACAAGTCTCAAACGAGCCTTTCGTGCTTCCTTGTTAATTGATCGGTGGTTGGAGCTCAATCACATCTATTTGTCTGGATCGATGATCCGTCATGAGTGTGCGGTTCATTTTTGCGGGTGTCCGCCTATCTCGCTTGTGGGACGCCGGGGTGCGGATGTCAAAACACGACAATGCGGAGGACGTTGCCGCCCCTGTTGTTGATCCCAACAAGCGAGGCACTTTAGCATAAAGTTAGCCTAGTTGCTAAATGACACGTCGAGTGACGTCATCGTCCGTGCTGACGCCCCTAATCTGGCGTCACCTTTACTCCTGGATCAACGACACGCGCTGGACCAGTTCACCCTGCTTTTAGTGCTAATTACGTTTCTTACTACTCACTCAAAGTCCACATTTGATCTGATTGCACACTTATCTGCATTGATTATTCACTCATTAAGCAACAAACACTCTGAGGATCTCATGTTAAACACATGTTTCtgtattgctaaaaaaaaaagcatgcaccTCCAAATGGCTTTTTATCTGAAACCCCAAAGATAAAAAGTTGTTCAGATGAAAGCACACTTTGGAGTTTCATGTTTTCCAGATTGCAAGAAattcattcacaaaaaaaatgcactttgtCAAGGCTCCGTAAATGAATTGAAGTGTATTTGGTCAATGGAATCTTACCTTCAGGCTCCAGCGTGGGCTTTCATCCTGAGTGCACTGGGTCTCTTCGTGTACCAGTCTCTGGACGCCATCGACGGCAAGCAGGCCCGCCGGACCAACAGCAGCTCGGCCCTCGGCGAGCTCTTTGACCACGGCTGCGACGCCGTCTCCACAGGTGCTCCGTAATCCAGCCTGGAAGCTCCCCGTAATGTCGTTGCTGAGGTCTTGCGTCATCTTGCTGCAGTGTTTGTCGCCGTGGGCACGTGCATCTCCTGCGGGATCGGCCACTACCCCCACTGGATATTCTTCTGCGGCTTCATCGGGATGTTCATGTTCTTCTGCGCCCACTGGCAGACCTACGTTTCAGGAACTCTTCGCTTTGGCCTGTGAGTCCTCCCCCGATTTGGGCGCTTGTCCTCCTCCTCAACCGCTTTGTCTCCTGGGCAGGGTGGATGTGACCGAGGTGCAGTTGGCCATCATCGTCATGTACCTGATGTCCGCCTTTGGTGGGGTGAGCCTTTGGCAAACCACGGTAACTTTAACCGGCTCCTTCCGCAGCATGGCGGTTGTCCACTTGCGGCTCTTCAGTCTGTGTCTTGTTTTTCAAGCTGCCCCTCATCGGACTGCAACTCTACGTCTTCCCCATCATGGGCATCATCGGCGGGGCCGTCTACTCCTGCCACAACTACTTCCACGTCATTCTCAATGGCGGCGTGGGTAAAAATGGCTCCACTGTGGCGGTAAGCCCTGGCGAATAGCGTCGTGATGTGGCGGCGCCATATAAGCGTTGACGCTGCGCAGGACACCAGCGTGCTGAGTCCCGGCTTGCACATCGGCCTCATCCTCACGCTGGCCTTCATCATCTTCAAGAAGTCATCCAGTCAGCTATTTGAGCACCACCCCTGCCTCTACCTTCTCGCCTTCGGCATGGTCATCGCCAAGATCTCCAACAAGCTTGTGGTGGGTTGCTCTTGAAATGTCCACTTTCCTACGCCGTGCGGAATGTCGACAAAGGGTTTTTGCTCGACGCAGGTGGCGCACATGACCAAGAGCGAGCTCCACCTGCCGGACACGGCCTTCATCGGCCCGGGCCTGCTCTTCCTCAACCAGTACTTCAACAGCTTCGTCGACGAGTACGTCGTCCTCTGGATCGCCACGGTCAGTTCCTTGTCTTGCGCTTGAGGATTAGAATCTCACGTTCATTCATTCGTGTCGTAATCAACCGATTGTACTGAAACAGGTTGGTGAGAACCTACTTGTTCtaacgcaggggtgggcaaacttttggactcgcgggccgaactgggttctaaatttggaccggagggccggacaaggagcagatggacgtaggcgttgtgtgaagtcatataagcgacctgtaaaggtcattgcataaaagatcttggcctttagtaggtagtaaagcatggatattccaaacaatttttttgaaaacaaatgcatttattaacagcattaaaaaaataaaataattcactaaaaaactgctatcagtgattctcataaaatacgacactgttattatgaataacaatctccatcacttcagtgcctgcaggtcagattaatgaaagatgtttatcttatgagatcacatcaaacggcaaacattctgaccaaatatatcatattgaagaatcggtgaaagcatacatccaaataaagtaatcaaaacagcaacaaggtgaggggtatctgaaaatcagagcagagttttaactcgcaaacacctggtaacagaggtgaggaaacgggaaacacctccttaaagtaagccttaagaactttacaggttaagattagtcgcaaataggtggtgcatcaatgtccttgagcatcctgcattgtttgaaaatgagaatggtcgctagtttcaatccctgctatgtgtacaaatcatattcaaaatgcatttttttacaataaacttgagagcctcccgttcattttcagtgggaacagtgttgttggtctcccttttttgctagtgcgtcatagtctggagtaaaatttgttgtggcaattcttaggcgagatccgaggtgttggtccgtttaccttgatctgtgacgggttgatgttgacgttcatgtggctgaacgtcacgtcgcgtccgtcgagccaaattggccactcttttttaacattcggcactcacttctttttttcgggccactcattttaatggaaggattccaggggaaggtttgtgggtggctttagcgcaaaactgcatctgaaagctcagtgcgcgaattataagaatgctgtcgtcacagcccacgctctaaattcgggactgatacaaatagagcgcgagtgcgccatgtacgtacacgcacttgtgagtgtgcaccgagctttctgacacggcttccggtaataaatgcgcaggcgagcgcttcgccatctactgggaaaacgcagtcattgcaggcaaaatgaccaaaaaaaaaaagtttaataatacaatttgttcagggttggcgggccggattaaacggtcccgtgggccggatgtggcccgcgggccgtagtttgcccacccctgttctaacgCCAACTAATCGCTCCTCAGGTGCTCTCCCTGGTGGACCTGACGCGCTACTGCACGGGGGTGTGCCACCAGATCGCCGGCCACTTGCGCATCCGCGTCTTCAGCATCACGCCGCCCGGCCCCGCCCACCGCGACTGACGGCTTGCCCGGCGGGAGGAGGCGGAGGGCGACGCGGACCGCTCCCCGCTCCTGAAAGCAGACGACGATGACATCGAGAAGAGACCCCGCACCTCAAGCCTTGACCGAGTGATCACCtctgcctaaaaaaaaaaaaaagaaatcaaataaaaacttgcccaaagttaaaaaaaatgctcaaaaacaaacatctgaaataccaaagtttttttttttttaacatttttttaaatcggtCAATACAGTGATTGTGACTAAATGCGATCAATCGGGGTGGATTAaatgaggattaaaaaaaaaaaaaaagatttccgaTGAGGTGTTTTGGTCAGCGGGCTACTTAACGCGTTTTCATGTCATCGCCATTTGTTCTGCTTTCTGACTTCTTCTCCCTTAAGGGCTAATAATGAATGTTGTGATTGTATACAATTCGCCTTAATTCATTTTCTTgtaattacaaaaaataataataattgtgaaTATTGCAAACCAAAACTTTCTATGTGTTTTCCACTGACAACTGCAATAGAGAAGCTTCCCTTTCATCGGATTGACACATTTCTCCTCCAGCGAATCGGATGTGCTTATTCAGGTTGATGGGATTCCTTCTTCTGTGGTAGCGCTTTCATATTTTTAGGTTCCGTTTTCTACTCTGGAAAATGTCCTTGTTTTGAAATGTACGACCGCCATTTTTCACTGCTCACTAATACAACTGGATGGCAAATTTTTACTAACAAGAATTTGTGTGTAGGAGTTTGTAATAAAGAAACTATTTTTCATGCATTCCTCTTGTCATGAGCTCGTAAAATAGAGTGATAAACACATTGCGCAACATGGGCTGAGTGCGGCGCTATGATAATGGCACTTGAAAAGCATTCCTGTCGTCAATGCTGCTTGCCGAGTCTCCCTGATTATAGGGGGGATCATCATCTATGAACTTACGCAATGCGGCGCGCCCCTGCACCTGATTGACAAGTAAACGATGGACACGAAGGTTGTCATAGAAGACAAGCAGAGACTTGTCAAGTTTTAGGTGCAACACTTCTTGACGCCTCTTCTCCCCCACTTACGGAAGGAAGGCCAGCAGCCAGTAGCTTTGATTGTGTTGCTTCAaagatttgtcatttttaagGAGAAACGATGGCCTACTTTCTGTGTTCGGCGCCGCTGTCAAGCGCGCAGCTCAAGCAGCTGGAGGTGTACAGGTACAGTCCCTCGGGTCGCTCTTTGCTGGAGCCGCCGTGTCAGATCTACTGGAACTGGCTGGTCCGGCAAATCCCTATGTGGGTGGCCCCCAACGCGCTCAGTATGGCGGGCCTGTTGGTCAACATCGCCTCCACGCTCCTGCTCGTCTTTTTTTGCCCCACGGCCACGGAGGAGGTGAGTCGAGGCGACCTTGGACAAAGTTTATTAATGGAGCGCTCTTGGTAGTTCTGCGTTAAAACTTGTATTTAAAATCCCGTGGATGTCACACCACCACCAATGGCCCTTTTATTGATCCCAACAAACTCCAGTCCTACCCGTTTCCCTTGTTAAATACACTCGATTCAATTTGTCGAGAAACGATCTCTCGACTACTCCCTCAAAGTGTTTTATCCGTTTACGCGCATGAACAAAGTGTATTTTTGGTCAATGGAATCTTACCTACAGGCTCCAGCATGGGCTTTCGTCCTGAGTGCTCTGGGTCTCTTCGTGTACCAGTCTCTGGACGCCATCGACGGCAAGCAGGCCCGCAGGACCAACGTGGAATCGGCCCTGGACGAGCATTTTGACCACGGCTGCGACGCCGTCTCCACAGGTGCTCCTCGATCCGGCCTCGAGGCTCCCCGCGGTGTTGTTGCTGAGGTCTTGCGTTATCTTGCTGCAGTGTTTGTCGCCGTGGGCACGTGCATCTCCTGCGGCATCGGCCGATACCCGCACTGGACATTCTTCTGCGGCTTCATCGGGATGTTCATGTTCTTCTGCGCCCACTGGCAGACCTACGTTTCAGGGACTGTTCGCTTTGGCCTGTGAGTGAGTCCACCCTCCCCTTGCGCTCGTCCTTCTCAGCCGCTTTGTCTCCTGGGCAGGGTGGATGTGACCGAGGTGCAGTTTGCCATCATTGTCATGTACCTGATGTCCGCCTTTGGTGGGGTGAGCCTTTGGCAAACCACGGTAACTTGAACCGCCGGCTCCTTCAGCAGCATGGGGGTTGTCCACTTGCGGCTCTTCAATCGGTGTCTTGTTTTTTCAA
This is a stretch of genomic DNA from Syngnathus typhle isolate RoL2023-S1 ecotype Sweden linkage group LG21, RoL_Styp_1.0, whole genome shotgun sequence. It encodes these proteins:
- the mybpc1 gene encoding myosin-binding protein C, slow-type isoform X4; translation: MPEPPKKDETANGQPEESVAPDSNGALPPSVIALEVSPPPEEANSLKKLSIDLPNDSVPVTSMGRKDSVWSLGESQPPEELEKSIENPPAEKPAENPPTSTLLSERPVSGTVTVGGDITFVAKVEAKDLLRKPTIKWFKGKWMDLASKTGKHLQLKEIFDRNTKVYTFEMHIIKAKENYAGNYRCEVSLKDKFDSCSFDLEVKAGGSQSIDIRSAFKRSTDGQEDAGELDFSALLKHREHKQQDGAPEVDVWEILKNARPDQYEKIAFTYGITDLRGLLRRMKKIPKVEKKSEAFAKKLEPAYQVDKGGKIRLAVDLTDPTVDLKWYKNGVEIRPSPKYIFEHKGTERILVINNCALNDDAAYSVAAGEEKCSTELFVKELPVKITKGLEPVTTTVNERVELMCEVTEDGAPVKWMKNGVEIPTGVRSRYRVKCEGNKHYLVIDDASLEDTGTYSIMASGGSSEAHVQVDLKPLKIHQDLTDTKVLLGKPLKLQCEISPGNVPGQWYRNGQLIQETDRIKISHKNRVHELSIEVSSLHDSGDYTFVPEGYSHSLSAKVNVIDPPKVHLEGLNFIDNTVTVVAGNKMRLEIPISGEPAPKVVWMKGERVIAETGNRVRAETYVDQTSLTIDITERDDSGTYKLVLQNEAGEASASIKLKVVDIPDSPEVPLVPVVGGDWCSMTWEPPKYDGGSPILGYYIERKKKQSSRWMRINFDLIKETTYEPKKMIEGVPYEVRIFAVNAIGVSKPSEPSKAFTPLAVTSEPTMLVVDDVTDTTVTVKWRPPETIGAAGLDGYLVEYCLEGCKTTRSPANKNSLGYPGQNSRLKRCNVSFATAEDWVPANTELIDKTKYTITGLKPDSKVFIRVKAVNAAGASAPRTTQHAILVKEVIEPPKIRVPRHLKQTYTRRVGETLNLVVPFVGKPRPKVTWLKDGQPIDPAAVSIRNTDCESMIFIRKAERSHSGKYQMKVQVESHEDTADMDIQIIDLPGPPQMVNIDDVWGENVSLSWTAPRDDGNAAITGYTIQKADKKTMEWYTCLEHYHRMTIAITELVVGNEYYFRVFSENMCGLSESATQTRKSALILKEDMKLKIFEFNDHDFNEAPKFTQPLINTFGIAGYNTTLNCSVRAHPKPKVIWMKNKMIIGEDPRYRMFSNQGVCTLEIRKPSPYDGGMYTCRASNDLGEAQVECKLEVKVQTQEL